One window from the genome of Neospora caninum Liverpool complete genome, chromosome VI encodes:
- a CDS encoding putative dihydrodipicolinate reductase translates to MAPAAGALKVAIAGCTGRMGERLVALTRADPALHFVGGLRSRVQKDALVASAVGQVSLHPPKKTGENLAGDNQEAVPNKDTAPGVYTSLDKLIEESGQKPCDYFSSPIGIVSFFTGGDLMVSSFPYPSALLRPKIAGTMSLIPSCIRHSVALVIGTTGFTPAEQEVVEAAAREIPLCIAANFSLGVNLLVRIAGEVAASLGEDFDIELVEAHHNRKVDAPSGTAIALLDSIAAATGRTTCKGSADAETTAETHRDKMVLIHGREGRSVRRRRGEVGVHALRMGNVVGEHSVMYASDFERITLSHHAETRDVFASGAIRMAKWIAHRPKGKYQVSDMLFQKANSNPAEV, encoded by the exons ATGGCTCCTGCAGCGGGAGCTCTCAAAGTCGCCATTGCAGGCTGCACTGGCCGCATGGGCGAACGGCTGGTTGCTTTGACTCGCGCGGATCCTGCCTTACACTTTGTTGGTGGCCTGCGATCACGAGTTCAGAAAGACGCTCTGGTGGCCTCAGCAGTGGGGCAAGTTTCACTCCATCCACCGAAAAAAACCGGAGAAAATCTAGCCGGAGACAACCAGGAGGCGGTACCCAATAAGGACACGGCCCCTGGTGTGTACACTTCACTGGACAAGCTGATCGAGGAAAGTGGTCAGAAACC TTGTGACTACTTCTCAAGCCCGATCGGAatcgtttcttttttcacgGGTGGAGATCTTAtggtttcgtcttttccatACCCTAGTGCACTGCTGCGACCCAAAATTGCAGGAACGATGTCGCTTATTCCTTCGTGTATCCGCCACAGCGTGGCATTAGTGATCGGCACTACTGGATTCACTCCAGCGGAGCAGGAGGTGGTGGAGgcagcagcgcgagagaTTCCGCTTTGCATCGCGGCGAACTTTTCTCTCGGTGTAAACCTGCTCGTTCGTATTGCAGGCGAG GTTGCAGCCAGTCTTGGGGAAGACTTTGACATCGAGCTCGTTGAGGCACATCACAATCGCAAGGTCGACGCGCCTAGTGGTACGGCCATAGCTCTGCTTGACTCCATTGCTGCAGCCACTGGACGGACGACCTGTAAAGGTAGTGCTGATGCCGAGACCACAGCAGAGACTCACCGAGATAAGATGGTGCTCATCCACGGGCGAGAAGGTCGCAGTGtcagaagaaggcggggagaAGTAGGTGTGCATGCCCTCCGAATGGGTAATGTGGTTGGCGAGCACAGTGTGATGTACGCTAGTGACTTTGAACGAATAACACTCAGTCACCATGCGGAAACGAGAGATGTATTTGCCTCCGGTGCGATTCGCATGGCCAAGTGGATTGCTCACCGTCCAAAGGGCAAGTATCAGGTTAGTGACATGCTCTTCCAGAAGGCGAACAGCAACCCAGCAGAGGTGTGA